From a single Rutidosis leptorrhynchoides isolate AG116_Rl617_1_P2 chromosome 5, CSIRO_AGI_Rlap_v1, whole genome shotgun sequence genomic region:
- the LOC139847558 gene encoding uncharacterized protein isoform X2 — protein sequence MMLKTCNLFSRLNYPRWRVIQPCTLMYVAQQGYSMVVSNPSLVTTRFEPRTDDVDSDKPVLKGNNWDSQLLKVTFLESKTLSLEKQRLWLIAHLILRNRRSILEIVSSNSDDEDEENCKIIQNIVCSDKICIDAKHFERESICIQDNYECGCDVIEVESNSEIIKKVEFFCVERAKIQDYYAHDHYLLQHKLDSFNSIFCRDNRIYAIDLMIAATDLEIKCLIDLMMEDVDDIFNQMTSDDEAYKILFVNLRVDYSLRRFECMLKMVLKHCRWAFDDADSHKPGLKAKENINWGLKSLKLPFYKLLKVSFYEYKTLPYEQRRQWLTTHFLLRKRTNADLVGNYLLHTERKSKPTLLEPSEEEVNQLLASI from the exons ATGATGCTAAAAACTTGTAACCTTTTTTCTCGTTTGAATTATCCGAGATGGCGAGTAATCCAACCTTGTACTTTGATGTATGTAGCCCAACAAGGTTACTCCATGGTTGTTTCCAACCCTTCGCTGGTCACTACAAGATTCGAACCTAGGACTGACGATGTTGATTCAGATAAACCAGTCTTGAAAG GCAATAATTGGGATAGCCAATTATTAAAAGTGACATTCCTTGAGTCTAAAACCCTATCCCTCGAAAAACA ACGACTATGGCTAATAGCGCATCTCATTTTAAGAAACCG TCGAAGCATTCTTGAGATAGTTTCTTCAAACTCAG ATGATGAAGACGAAGAAAATTGCAAAATCATCCAGAATATTGTTTGTTCAGACAAGATATGCATTGACGCCAAGCACTTTGAGAGGGAGTCTATTTGTATCCAAGACAATTACGAGTGCGGCTGTGACGTCATAGAAGTCGAAAGCAATAGCGAAATCATTAAAAAGGTTGAATTCTTTTGTGTGGAACGTGCCAAGATCCAGGATTATTATGCCCATGATCATTACCTCCTCCAACACAAGTTGGATTCTTTCAATTCCATCTTTTGCCGAGACAATCGAATCTATGCTATTGATCTTATGATT GCTGCTACCGATTTGGAGATAAAATGCCTAATCGACTTGATGATGGAAGACGTTGATGACATATTCAACCAAATGACTAGTGATGATGAAGCTTACAAAATCTTATTCGTGAATTTGAGAGTCGACTATTCACTTCGTAGATTTGAATGCATGTTGAAAATGGTTCTTAAGCATTGCCGTTGGGCTTTTGATGATGCTGATTCACATAAACCAGGCTTGAAAG CCAAGGAAAACATTAATTGGGGTCTCAAGTCATTGAAATTGCCATTCTATAAGTTATTGAAAGTGTCATTCTATGAGTATAAAACCCTACCCTATGAACAAAG ACGACAATGGCTAACAACACATTTCCTTTTAAGAAAACG TACAAATGCCGATTTAGTTGGAAACTATCTTCTACATACCGAGAGGAAGAGTAAACCTACGCTTCTTGAACCATCAGAAGAAGAAGTAAACCAGTTGCTTGCTTCCATCTAG
- the LOC139847558 gene encoding uncharacterized protein isoform X1: protein MMLKTCNLFSRLNYPRWRVIQPCTLMYVAQQGYSMVVSNPSLVTTRFEPRTDDVDSDKPVLKGNNWDSQLLKVTFLESKTLSLEKQRLWLIAHLILRNRRSILEIVSSNSADDEDEENCKIIQNIVCSDKICIDAKHFERESICIQDNYECGCDVIEVESNSEIIKKVEFFCVERAKIQDYYAHDHYLLQHKLDSFNSIFCRDNRIYAIDLMIAATDLEIKCLIDLMMEDVDDIFNQMTSDDEAYKILFVNLRVDYSLRRFECMLKMVLKHCRWAFDDADSHKPGLKAKENINWGLKSLKLPFYKLLKVSFYEYKTLPYEQRRQWLTTHFLLRKRTNADLVGNYLLHTERKSKPTLLEPSEEEVNQLLASI from the exons ATGATGCTAAAAACTTGTAACCTTTTTTCTCGTTTGAATTATCCGAGATGGCGAGTAATCCAACCTTGTACTTTGATGTATGTAGCCCAACAAGGTTACTCCATGGTTGTTTCCAACCCTTCGCTGGTCACTACAAGATTCGAACCTAGGACTGACGATGTTGATTCAGATAAACCAGTCTTGAAAG GCAATAATTGGGATAGCCAATTATTAAAAGTGACATTCCTTGAGTCTAAAACCCTATCCCTCGAAAAACA ACGACTATGGCTAATAGCGCATCTCATTTTAAGAAACCG TCGAAGCATTCTTGAGATAGTTTCTTCAAACTCAG CAGATGATGAAGACGAAGAAAATTGCAAAATCATCCAGAATATTGTTTGTTCAGACAAGATATGCATTGACGCCAAGCACTTTGAGAGGGAGTCTATTTGTATCCAAGACAATTACGAGTGCGGCTGTGACGTCATAGAAGTCGAAAGCAATAGCGAAATCATTAAAAAGGTTGAATTCTTTTGTGTGGAACGTGCCAAGATCCAGGATTATTATGCCCATGATCATTACCTCCTCCAACACAAGTTGGATTCTTTCAATTCCATCTTTTGCCGAGACAATCGAATCTATGCTATTGATCTTATGATT GCTGCTACCGATTTGGAGATAAAATGCCTAATCGACTTGATGATGGAAGACGTTGATGACATATTCAACCAAATGACTAGTGATGATGAAGCTTACAAAATCTTATTCGTGAATTTGAGAGTCGACTATTCACTTCGTAGATTTGAATGCATGTTGAAAATGGTTCTTAAGCATTGCCGTTGGGCTTTTGATGATGCTGATTCACATAAACCAGGCTTGAAAG CCAAGGAAAACATTAATTGGGGTCTCAAGTCATTGAAATTGCCATTCTATAAGTTATTGAAAGTGTCATTCTATGAGTATAAAACCCTACCCTATGAACAAAG ACGACAATGGCTAACAACACATTTCCTTTTAAGAAAACG TACAAATGCCGATTTAGTTGGAAACTATCTTCTACATACCGAGAGGAAGAGTAAACCTACGCTTCTTGAACCATCAGAAGAAGAAGTAAACCAGTTGCTTGCTTCCATCTAG
- the LOC139847558 gene encoding uncharacterized protein isoform X3: protein MVVSNPSLVTTRFEPRTDDVDSDKPVLKGNNWDSQLLKVTFLESKTLSLEKQRLWLIAHLILRNRRSILEIVSSNSADDEDEENCKIIQNIVCSDKICIDAKHFERESICIQDNYECGCDVIEVESNSEIIKKVEFFCVERAKIQDYYAHDHYLLQHKLDSFNSIFCRDNRIYAIDLMIAATDLEIKCLIDLMMEDVDDIFNQMTSDDEAYKILFVNLRVDYSLRRFECMLKMVLKHCRWAFDDADSHKPGLKAKENINWGLKSLKLPFYKLLKVSFYEYKTLPYEQRRQWLTTHFLLRKRTNADLVGNYLLHTERKSKPTLLEPSEEEVNQLLASI from the exons ATGGTTGTTTCCAACCCTTCGCTGGTCACTACAAGATTCGAACCTAGGACTGACGATGTTGATTCAGATAAACCAGTCTTGAAAG GCAATAATTGGGATAGCCAATTATTAAAAGTGACATTCCTTGAGTCTAAAACCCTATCCCTCGAAAAACA ACGACTATGGCTAATAGCGCATCTCATTTTAAGAAACCG TCGAAGCATTCTTGAGATAGTTTCTTCAAACTCAG CAGATGATGAAGACGAAGAAAATTGCAAAATCATCCAGAATATTGTTTGTTCAGACAAGATATGCATTGACGCCAAGCACTTTGAGAGGGAGTCTATTTGTATCCAAGACAATTACGAGTGCGGCTGTGACGTCATAGAAGTCGAAAGCAATAGCGAAATCATTAAAAAGGTTGAATTCTTTTGTGTGGAACGTGCCAAGATCCAGGATTATTATGCCCATGATCATTACCTCCTCCAACACAAGTTGGATTCTTTCAATTCCATCTTTTGCCGAGACAATCGAATCTATGCTATTGATCTTATGATT GCTGCTACCGATTTGGAGATAAAATGCCTAATCGACTTGATGATGGAAGACGTTGATGACATATTCAACCAAATGACTAGTGATGATGAAGCTTACAAAATCTTATTCGTGAATTTGAGAGTCGACTATTCACTTCGTAGATTTGAATGCATGTTGAAAATGGTTCTTAAGCATTGCCGTTGGGCTTTTGATGATGCTGATTCACATAAACCAGGCTTGAAAG CCAAGGAAAACATTAATTGGGGTCTCAAGTCATTGAAATTGCCATTCTATAAGTTATTGAAAGTGTCATTCTATGAGTATAAAACCCTACCCTATGAACAAAG ACGACAATGGCTAACAACACATTTCCTTTTAAGAAAACG TACAAATGCCGATTTAGTTGGAAACTATCTTCTACATACCGAGAGGAAGAGTAAACCTACGCTTCTTGAACCATCAGAAGAAGAAGTAAACCAGTTGCTTGCTTCCATCTAG